The DNA window GGCCGAATTTGCCGGCGATCGTTTTGACGACCCATTTGTATGTCGTCGCGTTGTCCGCCGCGCCGAGCGCATCCGCATATTTGAAGTTGATTTCGTGCTGTCCTTCCGCCACTTCATGGTGCGATGCTTCAATCGTAAAGCCCATCGCTTTTAAGGCGCGGTAAATTTCGAGACGAACGCGTTCACCCAAGTCTTTCGGGGACGGTTCAAAATACCCGCCGTTATCATGGAGTTCAAGTGTCGGGTTGCCATTTTCATCGGCTTTGAACAAGAAAAATTCAAGCTCCGGACCGACCGAAATCGTGTATCCTTTTTCTGCTGCCCGCTCAACCGTTTTTTTCAGCACGTTGCGCGGATCGCCTTCAAACGGCGTGCCGTCCGGGTTAGCGACCGAGCAGAGGAAGCGCGCTTCCGCATAGCCCTCTTCGACCGTCCACGGCAACACTGCAAACGTATTTAAATCTGGAACAAGGTACAAGTCGGAACGATTGATCGGCGAAAACCCTTTGATCGACGAACCGTCGAACATGATTTTCCCTGCGACGACGTCATCGAGCTGTTCGGCCGTCACCGTTACATGCTTTAAAATTCCTTCAATGTCAACGAACTGCAAATGGAGAAGCTCAACGTTTTTTTGTTTGATCGTTTCTTTAATTTGTTCCAACAACCCCGTTTGTGTAGAGGAAACGAACGATTTCGACATGTCACATTACCTCACATTCGTACGTTTATTTTCCTAACATGCTTTTATTATAGAAAAAGAGCAGCCGTTTGGCAACCCTTTTTTCATCAATTTTTCTGTATTTTTATAACGTTTTTTTGCAATCGCTTTCAAAAATAGGAGAGAAAAATGGATATTTATGCAAAAAATAAACAGCTTGGGGAACGCTCGTTTCCCTCAAGCTGTTCTTAGTCACTCGCTATCGATGTTACATTTTCTCCTCACGCCGCCGCCATGATCCGGACGGAATGGGCGGCAAGCCGGCCGCTTTTTCCGGCGGATAAACGTACACATACCCTTCAACCGGCTGATAGACATCCCGAACCCATACCCGATCGTATTCATTGTCGTCCCGCCCTTCCGCATAGTCTTCAAGCTCATCCATCGCTTTGAGCCCCTCTTCCGTCACCGTCAGCCATTCCCCTTCCACTTCCCCTTCTTCTCCGAGCACAAGCGCGGGGTACGAGCCGACGTTGTATAAACGGCCGCTTACTTTCCCTGGGCATGCGGCGAGAACGTACGGGGCGGCGACATGATGGTTGTCCTCGCCGGTCAGCAACGTTCCATACACAAACACCCGATATCGTCGTTTTGCCATCTCCTCGCTCTCCTTTTTGTTTACATAATGCAAATTATGAAAACTCAAAGGATGAAACAAAAACAATGGAAGCCCTGCCTCTCATCCATCCTTGCCGCTCCGAAGCGGCGCCAGTGTGAATTTGTCTAGCGATTGACGGCAGCAAAAAAGCCGTGCCAGGCTGCACTCGCGAAGCAACGGCACGGCGGTGACGATTTCTTGACGAACGAATGACGCTTTTTTCATCATACGTGTTTGATCAGGAAATGTCAATCATTTTTACGACGTTGGCTTCCACTTAATGCTGCAGCCGATGCTCGGCTTTTGGTCTTCCGGCACCGGACGACCCGCCAGCAAGGCGTCAAGCGCCGCGCGAATCGACTCTCCGGTGACCGGAATGCCGTTGTTTGGGCGCGAATCGTCAAGCTGGCCGCGATAGACGCACTTCCGTTCGCGGTCAAAAATGTAAAAATCCGGGGTGCAGGCGGCGTCGTATGCTTTCGCCACTTCCTGCGTCTCATCGTATAAGTACGGGAACGGATAGCCGAGCTCTTCGGCCACCTTTTTCATGTTTTCCGGGGAGTCTTCCGGATATTGTTCGGCGTCGTTGGCGTTGATCGCGACAAACGACACCCCTTTTGGCATGTAGTCGTTCGCTAAGCGGACGAGTTCGTGCTGTACATGTTTCACAAACGGACAATGGTTGCAAATAAACATAATGACGGTCGCGACGTCTGATTTTACATCGTCAAGACGGACAAGTCGACCATCGACGGCGTTCGTGAGAGCAAACGGCGGCGCCTGTTTGCCGAGCGGAAACATGTTCGATTCAACAGCTGGCATCATGAACACCCTTTCTCTCCTTTTTTTCTTCCTCATTATACCAAAGGGCAGACGCCCCTACAAATATGCCGCCCAAACCGAACAAACAGGCGCCGCATATGATGCCACATAGGCGAATGGAAAGGAGGTTTTTATGACATTGATTTACATGAACAAGCAAGTGAATCCCCGTGTATACAGCGCGGCTCCTCCCCCATCCTCACACGTCATGTTCTATCACCGCCGAACGGCCGCAGACGAACTGCTCGACGAGCAAAAACAGTTATTTGAACAGCTGGCAGAAACGCTCGCCCGGATCGGGCAGGCAGTGGAAGAGGGGCAAATGAAACAGGCGCAACAGTGCGAGCAGACAGCTGGCGCCTTCGCCCTCCTTGAACAATCGCTTGTCGCCGGACAGACGGAACAGACAAAGCTTGGCGGGCAGCTCGTTCAGGCGCTCGCTGATCTCAGGCAGACGGTGACAGCGGGGCAAGCGGAGCAAACAAAGCTCTATCAGGAGCTTGCCGAAGCACTCGCTCGCCTTGAGCAATCACTCCTCACCCAGCAGCAAACAGAAAGCGAGCGGCAGCGTGCATGGGAAGAACAATTTGCAAAAGAAGAAACAGCGCGCCAAGCCGTCATTGAAGCGTTGACCGTGCAAAGCGAAGCGGTGCGCCGGCTCGAACAGCGGACAGCCGAGCGGGAACAGCTGGCCGAAGGGATGGCCGTCCGCCTTGAAGGGCAAGAAAAACTGTACCAAAAGCTGATCGACCAGCTCGAGCTGCAGCATGTCTTTCACCAGACGGTGATCGAACGGCTCGAAGCGCAAGAAGCAGCGCAATACAAAATCACCCGTCAGCTCGACAGCTTAAAAGAGGCGCTGTACGAACGGTGTTCGTTTATCGTTGACGGCGTGAAGCAGCTGTTTCATTCTTTCTTCCCCGGGCGCAGTCAAAAAGCCAATCGTCAAACGGCCGAACAGGAAGAGTCGCTCCACGTTTAGGCTTAGCGGTCGACCGCAAGCAGGCCGCCTATTAGGCTCCTTCCTTGCCCAATCCGCCGCCGAAAACGGCGGACTATTTTTTGGCCTCGCCGCGAGACTAGGCAAATCAATGGACAAAACGGAGCCAAACCGAGCATAATAAAACTACCTATTTTTCACCTTGAACAAAGAGGAGGAACGATGATGGCGCTCGAGCTCAGCGTCCTTGACCAATCGCCGATCGCCGAAGGCATGACGGCGGAAACGGCGCTTGAAAACACCGTCCGGCTCGCCCAATTTGTCGAAGAGCTCGGCTATCAGCGGTTTTGGGTGTCCGAGCATCATGACACGAACAGCCTCGCCGGCTCATCCCCGGAAGTGCTGCTCGGCCATATCGGGGCGAAAACGTCGCGCATCCGCATCGGCTCCGGCGGCGTGATGCTGCCGCATTACAGCCCTTATAAGGTAGCGGAAAATTTCCACGTACTTGCCGGACTCCACGCCGGCCGTGTTGATTTAGGCATCGGGCGGGCGCCCGGCGGCATGCCGCGGGCGACGATCGCCCTGCAAGGCGACAGGCGCCGACCGGTCGACCGTTATCCGGAGCAAATCGATGACTTGCTCGGCTACTTGTATGACACCCTTCCGTCGGTGCATCCGCTTTATGGGGTGAAAGCGACGCCGATCGTCCAATCGCCGCCTGATGTATGGCTGCTCGGCTCGAGCTCGGAAACGGCCAAGCTGGCAGCGGATAAAGGGTTGCCGTACGTGTTCGCCCAATTTATTAACGGCGAAGGCGGCGAACAATATGCAAAACTGTATCGTGACCGATTTACCCCATCTCCGTATTTGGCCGAGCCGCGCGCGATGGTCGCCGTGTTTGCGATTTGCGCCGAGACCGATGAAAAAGCAGAATGGATTGCTGGCAGCCTCGACTTGACGCTGCTGATGATCGAGCAAGGGATGGCGGTGAACGGCACGCCAAGCCCAGAAAAAGCCGCGGCGTATCCGTACAGCCCGTACGAGCGCAAACGGGTCGTGGACAACCGGAAACGAATGATCGTCGGCAGCCCGGCGCGCGTCAAAGATGAACTATACCGGCTGTGCGAAGCATATGAAACGGAAGAGATCATGCTCGTTACGATTACATACGATTTCCATGACAAGCTCACCTCATTCCGGCTGATCGCCGAGGCGGTATGGGGGTGAACAAATGCAAATCGTTTCCATTAACGTCGGAAAGCCGAAAACAATAGAGGTAAATGGCCAGCTGCTAGTGACCGGCATTGACAAAACGCCAGTCGCCGGACCGGTCGCTGTCGGCAAACAAAACTTAGCCGGGGACGGGCAAGCGGATCTTGTCCATCACGGCGGGGAAGACAAAGCCATTTGCGCCTATCCATCAGAACATTTCGCCTATTGGGAACAGAAATATGCCCGTCCATTTCCCCCAAGCTCGTTTGGAGAAAACTGGACGCTCTCTGGACTGACCGAAGAAAATGCATGCCTTGGCGACATTTATGCCGCCGGCACGGCGCTCGTGCAAGTGTCGCAGCCGCGCCAACCATGTTCGAAACTCGCACTTCGCCACCGGCTTCCGGATTTGCCGAAAGCCGTCTGTCAAACGGGAAAAAGCGGATTTTATTTTCGGGTGCTGAAAGAAGGCATCGTCGAGCCGGAAGCCCCGCTGATCCTCATTGAGCGCGGCCCTGGGGAGTTATCGATCGCCTATATAAACCACATTTACTATCATGAGCGGGACAACATCGCAGCCCTAGAACAAATCGCCCATCACCCAGCCCTATCAACGAGCTGGCGCGAAGCGTTTCTTCACCGCCTCACCAACCAGAGGAAACGGTAAACCATTAAGATAACATCGTTCGCCTATTTAGCGTAACTTGCGAAGGATCACCAATCACAAAACAGGCGCCCCTGTTTGAACGGCACTCCTGCATGCTTTGCAGCACTCCGTTCGCCTGTCGGGGCGCCTTTTTCTCTTCTCGCTACGCTTGCTGCACAACGCGCTCCCAATAACGGCGATACAAATGGAAATAAAAGCCTTTCGCCGCCAACAACTCTTCGTGCGTTCCTTGTTCAATCACCTTTCCTTCGTTCAACACGAGAATGCGGTCAGCATGTTGAATCGTATTCAGCCGATGGGCGATGACAAAACATGTCCGGCCATCCATCAGCCGCGCGAGCGCTTCTTGAATGCGCACTTCCGTCACCGTATCGATATTGCTCGTCGCTTCATCCAAAATCAATACGGACGGGGCAGCGACCATCGCCCGGGCGATGGCCAACAGCTGCCGCTGTCCTTGGCTGATCCCCCCACCGCCCGACGTCAAAACGGTGTCATAGCCGTTTGGCAGCTTCATAATAAAAGAATGGGCGTTCGCCCTCCGCGCCGCTTCCTCCACTTCTTCATCGGTCGCCTCAAGCCGCCCGTAGCGAATGTTGTCGCGAATCGTTCCTGAAAACAAAAACGTATCTTGGAGCACAAACGCCATATGCCGGCGCAAGCTCGCCCGCCTGATCGTCCGGCTGTCGCGGCCATCGATGAAAATCGCCCCCGCATCCGGATCATAAAAGCGGGTTAACAGCTGAAGCACCGTCGTTTTGCCCGCTCCAGTCGGACCGACGAGCGCGACGGTTTCCCCAGGGGAAACGGAAAAGGTGACGCCGCGAAGCGCGGGGCGCTGCTTGTCGTATGAAAACACCACATCGCGAAACTCGATATGCCCATCGAGCCGATCAAGCACTTCCGCTTCCTGTTCATCTTCTGCTTCGCGTGGGGTATCCAACATTTCCAACACCCGCTCCGCGCCGGCTAATGCGGACAGCAGCGTGTTCCATTGGTTGGCCAAATCGTTGAGCGGGCGGGTAAACTGGCGGGCGTATTCGGCAAATACAACGATCGTTCCGACTGACACGGCGCCTTTCACCGCGAGCCATCCACCGATGCCGGCAATAAGAGCGAAACTCAAGTTGTTTAAAAAGTTCATCAGCTTCGGAATGAAGCCGGAATACGTTTGCGCCCAAAACCCGGCTTGTTTCAGCTCGGCGTTTTTGCGCGCCACCTCCGCTTCCATCCGCTTCTCTTGAGAAAACAGCTTCACGACTTTTTGGCCGGAGATGACCTCTTCAATAAAGCCGTTCATCTCGCCAAGCGCGCGCTGCTGTTCGCGAAAGCGCGCCTGCGTCCGGCGCGTAATCCAGCGCATCCCGGCGTACATGAGCGGCACAACGACGAGCGTTACGCCTGTCAACACGATGCTAAGTGAAACCATCACTGCCATCGCGCCGATCAGCGTCAACGTGCTGGCGATCACTTGGGTGACGGTGCTGTTAAACGTTTGGCTCATGTTATCGATGTCGTTTGTAATCCGGCTCATCAATTCGCCTTGCTGGCGGCGGTCAAAAAAAGAAATCGGCAGCTCATGAAAATGGCGAAACAGCCGCTCTCTGATTGCATGCACCGTCCGTTGGGCGACATCGACCATCCAATAGTTTTGCAAAAACGTCGCCGCGCCAAGGGCGGCATAAATGGCAAGAAGCAAAAGCAGCATCAGCACGAAACCGTCCGTCTTCCGCCCGACAATATACCCGTCAATCATCCGGCCGATCATGTACGGGCCGGCAAGCGCCAACGCCGAGCTGGTGACGACCATCGCGACCGCTGCGAACAGCTTCCGTTTTTGCGGGGCGATAAATGCCCAAAGCCGCCGCAATGTGCCTGCGCTGTTTTTTGCCCGCTGACCTGTCTCAAGGCGCGCTCCGTGGTGGCTATGCCGTAGTGACATTGCTTTGTCCCTTCTTTCCTTGCTGCGTAGCGACAATCCGTCGATACAGTTCGCTTGTTTCCAGCAATTGTTTATGGGTTCCTTGGCCAATTAAGCGGCCGTCTTCCAAAAGCAAAATCGTATCAGCCGCCATCGCCGTGCTCACCTTTTGCGTCACCATCACCGTCGTGCACGCATACCGACGCAATGCATCGAGCAGCTTCGCTTCTGTCGCCGCATCGAGCGCGCTCGTGCTGTCATCCAAAAGCAAAATGTGCGGATCGCCGACCAATGCGCGGGCGATCGACAGCCGCTGCTTTTGCCCGCCTGATAAATTGACGCCTTTTTGACCTACGAGGGCGTCATACCCATCGGGAAACTTGGCGATCGTTTCGTGGATTTGTGCATCGCCCGCCGCCCGCATCATCTCTTCCGCCGTCGCCGCCGGATGGCCGAAGCGAAGGTTATCGGCGATCGTGCCGGAGAATAACAGCACTTCCTGCGGAACGAAACGGACGGCCGCCCGCAGCTGCCCTGACGAGAATGCGCGCACATCGATGCCGTCAATCAACACCCGCCCGGCGCTTGGCTCATACAAGCGGGGAATCAATTGAAGAAGCGTCGATTTCCCGGATCCGGTCGCCCCCAAAATCGCCGCCGTTTCTTGCGGACGGATGACAAATGATACGTCGGAAAGGGCGTCATGCCCGCTGTTTGGATAGCGGAACGAAACGTGCTCAAACCGGATTTCGCCGCGCCGGACAGTCAGTCCGTTCATCCCGCCCGCTCCGTTTCGCTCTTTCGGCTCATCAAGCAGTTCGGCAAGGCGGGCAGCTGAAGCGCGCGCCCGTGACAACGCCATCGTAATGAACGTAAACATCGATAACGCCGCTGTCGCCCGCGTCGCATAGTTGACAACCGCAACGACCTGTCCGGCGCTCGCCGTCCCCGCCTCGACATCGAGGCGGCCAAAAAACAGCACCGCGACGATGGCCGCGTTCATGACAAACAATAATCCCGGCGCGATCGTCTCGACGAGACGGAGCACGCTCATCGTCTGCCGCATCAGCGCATCGTTTGCCGCTGCAAACCGCTCTTGTTCATATTCGCCCCGCATCCATGCCTTAATGAGGCGCATGCCGGCCAAGTTTTCCCGCATCACGCTGTTGACGCGGTCTAACGCCCGCTGGACGGCGGAAAACGATGACACTGCCTTTTTCATCACCCACAATAAAAAAGCGGTCGAAAGCGGAACAGCTACTGCCAAAATAAGCGCTAAACGGGAATGAACGACAAACGCCATGCCGACGCCAAAGACGACGAGCAGCGGCGCACGCAAGGCGATGCGCAAACTCATAAACAGCATGCTTTGCACTTGTGTTACGTCGTTTGTCATCCGGGTAATGAGCGAAGCCGCCGACAGCTGTTCAATGCGCGCTAACGAAAACGACTGAATTTTAGCAAATAGCGCCGTGCGCAGCGCAAAGCCGTATTCCTGTCCAACGTAAGCAGCGGCAAACGAATTGGCGATGCCGGCGGCAAACGCCAACAGCGAGGCGCCAAGCATGACGGCGCCCCACGTAAAAATGGCGGTAACATCCCCTTTGATCACGCCATCATCAATGATTTTTCCCATCAACAGCGGCTGCCAAAGTTCAATCGCCAGCTCTGTCAACATCAACAGCCACGCTAAGGCCATCCATTTCCGGTACGGCCGCAAATAAACAAGCACTCGCCGCACGCTGCGCCCCCCTCTCCTGTTCCGACCTTGGCGCCAGGCCGCCCGCTGCCTCTATTCCTAGTTTTATTCTAAACTCGAAACATTTTTTTGACAATGATGGCGCCTTTCCGAACCCG is part of the Geobacillus sp. 46C-IIa genome and encodes:
- a CDS encoding thioredoxin family protein, with the protein product MPAVESNMFPLGKQAPPFALTNAVDGRLVRLDDVKSDVATVIMFICNHCPFVKHVQHELVRLANDYMPKGVSFVAINANDAEQYPEDSPENMKKVAEELGYPFPYLYDETQEVAKAYDAACTPDFYIFDRERKCVYRGQLDDSRPNNGIPVTGESIRAALDALLAGRPVPEDQKPSIGCSIKWKPTS
- a CDS encoding ABC transporter ATP-binding protein — protein: MRRVLVYLRPYRKWMALAWLLMLTELAIELWQPLLMGKIIDDGVIKGDVTAIFTWGAVMLGASLLAFAAGIANSFAAAYVGQEYGFALRTALFAKIQSFSLARIEQLSAASLITRMTNDVTQVQSMLFMSLRIALRAPLLVVFGVGMAFVVHSRLALILAVAVPLSTAFLLWVMKKAVSSFSAVQRALDRVNSVMRENLAGMRLIKAWMRGEYEQERFAAANDALMRQTMSVLRLVETIAPGLLFVMNAAIVAVLFFGRLDVEAGTASAGQVVAVVNYATRATAALSMFTFITMALSRARASAARLAELLDEPKERNGAGGMNGLTVRRGEIRFEHVSFRYPNSGHDALSDVSFVIRPQETAAILGATGSGKSTLLQLIPRLYEPSAGRVLIDGIDVRAFSSGQLRAAVRFVPQEVLLFSGTIADNLRFGHPAATAEEMMRAAGDAQIHETIAKFPDGYDALVGQKGVNLSGGQKQRLSIARALVGDPHILLLDDSTSALDAATEAKLLDALRRYACTTVMVTQKVSTAMAADTILLLEDGRLIGQGTHKQLLETSELYRRIVATQQGKKGQSNVTTA
- a CDS encoding ABC transporter ATP-binding protein, whose product is MSLRHSHHGARLETGQRAKNSAGTLRRLWAFIAPQKRKLFAAVAMVVTSSALALAGPYMIGRMIDGYIVGRKTDGFVLMLLLLLAIYAALGAATFLQNYWMVDVAQRTVHAIRERLFRHFHELPISFFDRRQQGELMSRITNDIDNMSQTFNSTVTQVIASTLTLIGAMAVMVSLSIVLTGVTLVVVPLMYAGMRWITRRTQARFREQQRALGEMNGFIEEVISGQKVVKLFSQEKRMEAEVARKNAELKQAGFWAQTYSGFIPKLMNFLNNLSFALIAGIGGWLAVKGAVSVGTIVVFAEYARQFTRPLNDLANQWNTLLSALAGAERVLEMLDTPREAEDEQEAEVLDRLDGHIEFRDVVFSYDKQRPALRGVTFSVSPGETVALVGPTGAGKTTVLQLLTRFYDPDAGAIFIDGRDSRTIRRASLRRHMAFVLQDTFLFSGTIRDNIRYGRLEATDEEVEEAARRANAHSFIMKLPNGYDTVLTSGGGGISQGQRQLLAIARAMVAAPSVLILDEATSNIDTVTEVRIQEALARLMDGRTCFVIAHRLNTIQHADRILVLNEGKVIEQGTHEELLAAKGFYFHLYRRYWERVVQQA
- the glnA gene encoding type I glutamate--ammonia ligase, translated to MSKSFVSSTQTGLLEQIKETIKQKNVELLHLQFVDIEGILKHVTVTAEQLDDVVAGKIMFDGSSIKGFSPINRSDLYLVPDLNTFAVLPWTVEEGYAEARFLCSVANPDGTPFEGDPRNVLKKTVERAAEKGYTISVGPELEFFLFKADENGNPTLELHDNGGYFEPSPKDLGERVRLEIYRALKAMGFTIEASHHEVAEGQHEINFKYADALGAADNATTYKWVVKTIAGKFGLHATFMPKPVFGINGSGMHVNISLFKDGENAFFDPNDANQLSETAYQFIAGLLKNVKNFAAVTNPLVNSYKRLVPGYEAPCYIAWSASNRSALIRIPAKRGMATRVELRCPDPSANPYLAYAIIAAAGLDGVEKGLTPPAAIDEDIFHMPEERRVELGIDNLPENLGAAIAAFEGGEIGRATLGEHVFNEYVAMKKEEWNNYRTAVHTWEIEQYQGKF
- a CDS encoding LLM class flavin-dependent oxidoreductase, translated to MALELSVLDQSPIAEGMTAETALENTVRLAQFVEELGYQRFWVSEHHDTNSLAGSSPEVLLGHIGAKTSRIRIGSGGVMLPHYSPYKVAENFHVLAGLHAGRVDLGIGRAPGGMPRATIALQGDRRRPVDRYPEQIDDLLGYLYDTLPSVHPLYGVKATPIVQSPPDVWLLGSSSETAKLAADKGLPYVFAQFINGEGGEQYAKLYRDRFTPSPYLAEPRAMVAVFAICAETDEKAEWIAGSLDLTLLMIEQGMAVNGTPSPEKAAAYPYSPYERKRVVDNRKRMIVGSPARVKDELYRLCEAYETEEIMLVTITYDFHDKLTSFRLIAEAVWG
- a CDS encoding gamma-glutamylcyclotransferase — protein: MAKRRYRVFVYGTLLTGEDNHHVAAPYVLAACPGKVSGRLYNVGSYPALVLGEEGEVEGEWLTVTEEGLKAMDELEDYAEGRDDNEYDRVWVRDVYQPVEGYVYVYPPEKAAGLPPIPSGSWRRREEKM
- a CDS encoding MOSC domain-containing protein, which produces MQIVSINVGKPKTIEVNGQLLVTGIDKTPVAGPVAVGKQNLAGDGQADLVHHGGEDKAICAYPSEHFAYWEQKYARPFPPSSFGENWTLSGLTEENACLGDIYAAGTALVQVSQPRQPCSKLALRHRLPDLPKAVCQTGKSGFYFRVLKEGIVEPEAPLILIERGPGELSIAYINHIYYHERDNIAALEQIAHHPALSTSWREAFLHRLTNQRKR